A single region of the Polyodon spathula isolate WHYD16114869_AA chromosome 12, ASM1765450v1, whole genome shotgun sequence genome encodes:
- the LOC121324804 gene encoding transforming growth factor beta-3 proprotein-like, translated as MYLGKALLFFLFLDFVTVSLSVSTCTTVDIDNIKKKRVEAIRGQILSKLRLTSTPHTGGPSQVPFQVLALYNSTKELLEELSRDRQQSCAQDNTETEYYAKEIYKFNMIQGLPENNDLPYCPKGITSKVFRFNVSSMEKNSTNLFRAEFRALRVPNSSAKRSEQRIELYQILRPDDHIAKQRYIGGKNILTKGLHEWISFDVTDTVREWLMYRETNLGLEISVHCPCHTFNPNGDIIENINEVLEVKFKGMEGEYEEQTRLDLGKLKKQKDQLYPHLILMMLPPHRLDTQSSSHRRKRALDTNYCFTNYEENCCVRPLYIDFRHDLDWKWIHEPKGYYANFCSGPCPYLRSADTTHSTVLGLYNTFNPEASASPCCVPQDLEPLTILYYVGRTPKVEQLSNMIVKSCKCR; from the exons atgtatttgggcaaggcacttttgttttttctgtttttggatTTTGTGACCGTTAGTTTGTCAGTCTCCACTTGCACCACGGTGGACATAGACAACATTAAGAAGAAACGGGTCGAGGCCATCCGGGGTCAAATATTGAGTAAACTGAGGCTCACCAGCACTCCGCATACTGGGGGTCCGTCTCAGGTCCCGTTCCAGGTCTTGGCTCTCTATAACAGCACAAAGGAACTGCTAGAAGAGCTGTCCAGGGACAGGCAGCAGAGCTGTGCTCAGGACAACACAGAAACGGAGTACTATGCGAAAGAGATCTACAAGTTCAACATGATTCAGGGGCTCCCGGAAAACA ATGACCTCCCTTACTGTCCCAAAGGGATTACCTCAAAGGTGTTTCGCTTTAACGTCTCCTCCATGGAGAAGAACTCCACTAACCTGTTCCGGGCAGAATTCCGGGCGCTCAGGGTGCCGAACTCTAGCGCCAAGCGCAGTGAGCAACGGATTGAACTCTACCAG ATTCTAAGGCCGGATGACCACATCGCAAAGCAGCGCTACATTGGGGGGAAAAACATCCTGACAAAGGGCTTGCATGAGTGGATATCATTTGATGTAACTGACACTGTAAGGGAATGGCTAATGTATAGAG AGACCAATCTGGGCCTGGAGATCAGCGTGCACTGCCCCTGTCACACATTCAACCCCAACGGGGACATCATTGAAAACATCAACGAGGTGCTTGAGGTCAAATTCAAAG GCATGGAGGGTGAATACGAGGAGCAGACCCGCTTGGATTTGGGGAAGCTGAAGAAACAGAAGGACCAGCTGTACCCTCACCTCATCCTCATGATGCTGCCCCCTCACCGCCTGGACACCCAATCTAGCAGTCACCGCCGCAAACGGGCTCTCGACACCAACTACTGCTTCAC GAATTACGAAGAAAACTGCTGTGTGCGTCCACTCTACATTGATTTCCGACATGACCTGGACTGGAAATGGATCCACGAACCCAAAGGCTACTATGCTAATTTCTGCTCCGGTCCCTGCCCATACCTCAGGAGTGCTGACACCACACACAGCACG GTGCTGGGCCTCTACAACACTTTCAATCCTGAAGCATCAGCTTCCCCCTGCTGTGTTCCTCAGGACCTCGAACCCCTGACTATCCTCTATTATGTAGGACGGACTCCCAAAGTGGAGCAACTCTCCAACATGATTGTAAAATCCTGCAAATGCAGATGA